From a single Bremerella cremea genomic region:
- the infB gene encoding translation initiation factor IF-2 yields the protein MPIRIYALAKELQVDSKQLVDICNRAGVTGKGSALASLDDDELVKVKAFLNKDSGGDDSRRGSQGRSTVEEPIRPERPVQPAKPKQIRTLGGPLGGRVRTKDEQGNEIEESDLAASSVATEEEVSPSAESPESSAPPEVEAEVAAPAPAEEAEEVEDTSDETPADSQEEEAPVAETQEVAQPTEEKPQEKEQPAAEKPDPDAPVRGIRRGDYIAIGSQRKVRTIGAGGPKKPDDDRKGREKPKPKKAGPVVKIAKMPTAPAPKQTPEKKEPAAQKPIMQLPKEAIKGAKKGQKAPLEEFTKLHEKKRKTKDRKSVADIEEVVEVREGDEATPRGKKGKGKTTGMAGMAGSRDARTQGRKRNRNVGSIYGGDDGETRGRRSRPRREKSSNKVSTAAPRKTDVALELPCSLREFSEATGLPVQAVQRTLMGLGQMVTINASLDAETAELLCAEHGIDLQIREPESIEDTLLNQIDDKVDADEDLLERPPVVTFLGHVDHGKTSLLDKIIGLDVVSGEAGGITQHIRAYIVDKGEKKIAFVDTPGHEAFTEMRARGANVTDIAVLIVAADDGVMPQTEEAISHAKAAGVPIIVALNKMDVPGANPDKALQQLSQHGLLPAEWGGDVEVVKTSAITGEGVDTLLETILLTSEIHEYKANPSREAVGVCLEAEQESDRGVLAKLIVNNGTLKVGDVVVCGSTFGRVKAMYDTLNPRIRLEEAPPSTPVNVTGFDEAPAAGERFYVLDDIADAREIAEMRASRNREQHLGGHTVKISFEDFQARLQSGNLAGDEAGIVYLNIILRADTRGSIEAIQKELDKLDHPEVKVRVMQATVGGVTVADVTLASASDAVIVAFNVIPDEAARSLADDRGVEIRRYSIIYKVTEDIKMLLEGRLRPESRVTELGRALVQRTFTVSRIGTIAGCRVLGGIIERNCRIRVNRDGRGIGEYPLDSLKREKDDVKEVREGYECGIKLGGFNDIKDGDILEAFKVEEFARTLES from the coding sequence GTGCCCATACGAATTTACGCGTTAGCTAAAGAACTTCAGGTAGATAGCAAGCAACTCGTCGACATTTGCAATCGCGCAGGTGTTACCGGTAAAGGGTCTGCACTTGCCAGCCTGGACGATGACGAATTAGTCAAAGTCAAAGCATTTCTTAACAAAGACTCCGGCGGAGATGACTCGCGCCGTGGAAGTCAGGGGCGGTCTACCGTCGAAGAACCCATTCGCCCAGAACGGCCTGTTCAGCCGGCGAAGCCCAAGCAAATTCGCACGTTAGGCGGACCTTTGGGGGGGCGGGTACGCACCAAGGACGAACAGGGGAACGAGATCGAGGAATCGGACTTGGCTGCCTCCTCGGTTGCTACCGAAGAAGAGGTTTCGCCCAGCGCGGAATCGCCCGAATCGTCTGCTCCTCCGGAAGTCGAAGCGGAAGTGGCGGCTCCTGCCCCAGCGGAAGAGGCGGAGGAGGTAGAAGATACCTCAGACGAGACGCCTGCCGATAGCCAGGAAGAAGAAGCCCCGGTTGCTGAGACGCAGGAAGTGGCTCAGCCGACCGAGGAAAAGCCACAAGAAAAAGAGCAGCCTGCGGCAGAGAAGCCCGACCCAGACGCACCGGTCCGAGGAATTCGCCGTGGTGACTACATCGCGATTGGTTCTCAGCGAAAGGTCCGCACCATAGGTGCTGGTGGTCCCAAGAAACCGGACGACGACCGGAAGGGACGCGAAAAGCCGAAGCCGAAAAAGGCTGGACCGGTCGTTAAGATTGCCAAGATGCCAACCGCTCCGGCGCCAAAGCAGACTCCTGAAAAGAAAGAGCCTGCCGCGCAAAAGCCAATCATGCAGTTGCCCAAGGAGGCCATCAAAGGGGCCAAAAAAGGGCAGAAAGCTCCTCTCGAAGAGTTCACCAAGCTGCATGAAAAGAAACGCAAAACGAAGGATCGTAAGTCGGTCGCCGACATCGAAGAAGTCGTAGAGGTTCGCGAGGGTGACGAAGCCACACCACGTGGCAAGAAAGGGAAGGGCAAAACAACCGGCATGGCCGGGATGGCCGGAAGCCGCGATGCCCGCACCCAAGGGCGTAAGCGTAACCGAAACGTTGGCTCGATTTATGGTGGCGACGATGGTGAAACTCGTGGTCGTCGCTCGCGGCCACGTCGCGAAAAGTCGAGCAACAAGGTTTCGACTGCCGCACCTCGAAAGACCGATGTCGCCCTGGAGTTGCCGTGTTCCTTGCGAGAGTTCTCGGAAGCGACCGGGCTGCCAGTCCAAGCCGTTCAACGCACGCTGATGGGGCTGGGCCAGATGGTCACGATTAACGCCAGCCTTGATGCCGAGACGGCTGAATTGCTATGTGCTGAACATGGTATCGATTTGCAAATCAGGGAACCAGAGTCGATCGAAGATACGCTTCTCAACCAGATCGACGATAAGGTGGATGCCGACGAAGATCTCTTGGAACGTCCGCCGGTTGTCACCTTCCTGGGGCACGTCGACCACGGTAAGACGTCGCTGCTTGATAAGATCATCGGTCTCGATGTCGTTTCAGGTGAAGCAGGCGGTATTACGCAACACATCCGAGCTTACATTGTGGACAAGGGCGAGAAGAAAATCGCCTTCGTCGATACGCCTGGGCACGAAGCATTTACTGAAATGCGTGCTCGTGGTGCCAATGTTACTGACATTGCTGTGTTGATTGTGGCTGCCGACGACGGTGTGATGCCGCAAACCGAAGAAGCGATCAGTCACGCCAAAGCGGCCGGTGTACCGATCATCGTGGCTCTGAATAAGATGGACGTTCCCGGGGCGAACCCCGACAAAGCTCTCCAGCAGCTTTCGCAGCACGGTCTGCTTCCGGCTGAATGGGGTGGCGATGTCGAAGTGGTGAAAACCAGCGCCATCACCGGCGAAGGTGTCGACACCTTGCTGGAAACGATCTTGTTGACTTCGGAAATCCACGAATACAAGGCCAACCCCAGCCGCGAAGCGGTGGGCGTGTGCCTGGAAGCGGAACAAGAATCCGATCGCGGTGTTCTGGCCAAGTTGATTGTGAACAACGGTACGCTCAAAGTGGGCGATGTGGTTGTGTGCGGTTCGACATTTGGTCGCGTCAAGGCGATGTACGACACGCTGAACCCACGTATTCGCTTGGAAGAAGCGCCTCCGTCGACTCCGGTGAATGTGACCGGTTTCGATGAAGCCCCTGCTGCGGGCGAACGTTTCTACGTTCTGGACGATATCGCCGATGCCCGTGAGATCGCAGAAATGCGAGCGAGCCGTAATCGCGAACAGCATTTGGGTGGTCACACCGTCAAGATTTCGTTCGAGGACTTCCAGGCTCGTCTGCAATCCGGCAATTTGGCTGGTGACGAAGCAGGGATTGTTTACCTCAACATCATCTTACGGGCCGATACCCGTGGTTCGATCGAAGCCATCCAGAAAGAACTGGACAAGCTCGATCACCCCGAAGTCAAGGTCCGCGTCATGCAGGCCACCGTGGGTGGAGTTACTGTGGCGGACGTAACGCTCGCTTCGGCTTCCGATGCCGTGATTGTGGCGTTCAATGTCATTCCGGATGAAGCCGCGCGTAGCTTGGCCGATGATCGTGGCGTCGAAATTCGTCGTTACAGCATCATCTACAAGGTGACCGAAGACATCAAAATGCTGTTGGAAGGACGTTTGCGTCCCGAATCACGCGTTACCGAATTGGGACGTGCTTTGGTTCAGCGAACGTTTACCGTCAGCCGTATCGGTACGATTGCCGGTTGCCGTGTGTTGGGTGGCATCATCGAACGAAACTGCCGTATTCGTGTGAATCGCGATGGCCGTGGTATCGGTGAATATCCGCTCGACTCGCTGAAACGCGAAAAGGACGACGTCAAGGAAGTTCGCGAAGGTTACGAGTGCGGTATCAAACTCGGCGGCTTCAACGACATCAAGGATGGGGACATTTTGGAAGCGTTCAAGGTCGAGGAATTCGCTCGAACTTTGGAAAGCTAA
- the nusA gene encoding transcription termination factor NusA encodes MNPSEVLRIVDAIHRDKKIDKEIVFLAIESALVSASRKYHSEDAEVVINIDRKDGTISGHIDGVPMDPEETVGRIGAQTAKQVIIQKIREAERDALHEEYDDLIGQMVNGIVHRSEGGATIVTLDNVEAILPRSEQIPGESFHANDRVRAVIFEVRKQGSRVKVVLSRTNKKFVERLFEQEIPEITESVIEIRNISREPGYRSKVAVDSSDQRVDCVGACVGVRGNRIKNIVDELAGERIDIVRWSENPQELITNALQPAEVEEVILCQMMGRAIVLVREDQLSLAIGRRGQNVRLASKLCGWDIEIMLREELEEQIERAVSGFSTIEGITEEVAEQLVGEGFLSYDDLSVIETDAMMEMGEYTEEQVEQIRDLAEQQAEKAERAMEAERRRIREEKLKDGSAQ; translated from the coding sequence ATGAATCCGTCTGAAGTCTTGCGAATCGTAGATGCGATTCACCGGGACAAAAAGATCGACAAAGAAATCGTCTTCCTGGCGATCGAATCGGCATTGGTATCCGCTTCGCGGAAGTACCATTCCGAGGACGCCGAGGTCGTGATCAATATCGATCGAAAAGACGGGACTATTAGCGGCCATATCGATGGCGTCCCCATGGACCCGGAAGAAACCGTCGGTCGCATCGGGGCTCAAACGGCCAAGCAAGTCATCATTCAAAAAATCCGCGAAGCGGAACGCGATGCGCTGCACGAAGAATACGACGATCTAATTGGCCAAATGGTCAATGGAATCGTTCATCGCAGCGAAGGTGGAGCGACGATTGTCACGCTGGATAATGTCGAGGCGATCTTGCCTCGTAGCGAACAAATTCCAGGGGAATCGTTCCATGCAAATGATCGCGTTCGCGCGGTAATTTTCGAGGTGCGTAAGCAAGGCAGCCGCGTGAAAGTGGTGCTGAGCCGTACCAATAAGAAGTTCGTGGAACGCCTGTTCGAACAGGAAATCCCTGAAATCACGGAAAGTGTGATCGAAATCCGCAACATCAGCCGCGAACCTGGCTACCGCAGCAAGGTTGCCGTCGATAGTTCTGATCAGCGAGTCGATTGCGTTGGTGCGTGTGTGGGGGTGCGTGGTAACCGCATTAAAAACATCGTGGATGAACTTGCCGGAGAACGCATCGATATCGTGCGTTGGAGCGAGAATCCACAAGAATTGATTACAAACGCCTTGCAACCGGCTGAAGTCGAGGAAGTCATTCTGTGCCAAATGATGGGTCGCGCCATCGTTCTGGTACGTGAAGATCAGCTTTCTCTGGCAATTGGTCGGCGCGGGCAGAATGTCCGTCTCGCCAGCAAATTGTGCGGATGGGACATCGAAATCATGCTTCGCGAAGAACTCGAGGAGCAAATTGAGCGAGCCGTGTCAGGCTTCAGTACCATTGAAGGTATTACCGAAGAAGTGGCCGAACAGTTGGTTGGCGAAGGCTTTTTGTCTTACGACGACCTTTCGGTGATTGAAACGGATGCCATGATGGAAATGGGCGAGTACACGGAAGAGCAAGTCGAACAGATACGCGATCTGGCCGAACAGCAAGCGGAAAAGGCCGAAAGGGCCATGGAAGCTGAACGTCGACGAATTCGCGAGGAAAAACTCAAGGATGGCTCCGCACAATGA
- a CDS encoding ABC transporter ATP-binding protein, with product MAKVVLNQVDKRFSDSIAAVSELNLEVADREFLVLVGPSGCGKTTTLRMIAGLEEVSSGQIAIGGRDVTHVSPKDRDIAMVFQNYALYPHMTVRRNMAFGLRLRYGGNFVSRLWRRWRDAENAAKREEQYRQIPEKVDQVADTLGIRKLLDRYPRELSGGERQRVALGRAIVREPAAFLFDEPLSNLDAKLRVEMRRELKELHRRLGATMIYVTHDQVEAMTLGDRIAVMDKGVLQQVGPPGEVYHKPANRFVASFLGTPGMNLLEGELVEENGRFQFRSSGLQLDIAANQRPQQEPSGARQVVLGVRPEDILFAEASSADWLAAGHGQVELIESLGDVGFVHIRLPGDGVNDAVLPRLTAKAGIDSADGMFLGSGLKEQTVPIAFRAAALHWFDGKTGLRLSSPGRN from the coding sequence ATGGCGAAAGTCGTTCTAAACCAAGTTGATAAACGATTTTCCGATTCAATCGCTGCGGTTTCCGAGTTGAATTTAGAGGTTGCCGATCGAGAGTTTTTAGTCTTGGTAGGTCCCAGTGGTTGTGGAAAAACGACCACATTACGGATGATTGCCGGGCTAGAAGAAGTTTCGAGCGGGCAGATTGCCATTGGGGGGCGAGACGTAACACACGTTTCGCCAAAAGATCGCGACATCGCTATGGTTTTTCAAAACTATGCGTTGTATCCCCATATGACAGTCAGGCGGAACATGGCGTTCGGCTTGCGACTTCGCTACGGTGGGAATTTCGTTTCCCGGTTGTGGCGGCGCTGGCGAGATGCCGAAAACGCCGCGAAGCGTGAAGAGCAGTATCGACAAATTCCTGAAAAGGTCGACCAAGTGGCCGACACACTAGGAATTCGCAAACTGTTAGATCGTTATCCGCGTGAGCTTTCGGGTGGCGAACGTCAGCGGGTGGCATTGGGACGCGCGATTGTGCGTGAACCGGCTGCTTTTTTGTTTGACGAGCCTTTGTCGAATCTCGATGCAAAATTACGTGTCGAGATGCGACGAGAATTAAAAGAACTCCATCGCCGCCTAGGGGCGACGATGATATATGTCACACACGATCAGGTCGAAGCGATGACGCTCGGAGACCGGATTGCGGTGATGGATAAAGGGGTTTTGCAGCAAGTTGGTCCTCCGGGCGAGGTTTATCATAAACCCGCCAATCGGTTTGTGGCCAGCTTTCTGGGAACGCCTGGTATGAATTTGCTTGAGGGAGAATTGGTCGAGGAAAATGGCCGATTCCAGTTCCGCAGTAGCGGATTGCAACTGGATATCGCGGCCAACCAACGCCCTCAGCAAGAACCAAGCGGCGCGAGGCAAGTTGTTCTCGGCGTCCGACCGGAAGATATCCTCTTTGCTGAGGCATCTTCCGCCGATTGGCTGGCGGCTGGCCACGGTCAGGTAGAACTGATCGAATCGCTGGGAGATGTGGGCTTTGTTCACATTCGGCTCCCAGGTGACGGGGTAAACGATGCCGTTTTGCCTCGGCTGACTGCCAAAGCTGGCATCGACTCGGCGGACGGTATGTTCTTGGGCTCCGGCCTAAAAGAGCAAACCGTGCCGATTGCGTTTCGGGCTGCGGCGTTGCATTGGTTTGATGGAAAAACAGGTCTGCGTCTTTCGTCCCCCGGACGAAACTGA
- a CDS encoding beta-ketoacyl-[acyl-carrier-protein] synthase family protein, whose amino-acid sequence MDSFALVSIGVRMQPRRVVITGMGQISPLGIDLDSFSSALQSGTSGIRKIESLPAEALPSPYAGEAREFTGNIADFGEVGKEQTRSIRKNLKVMCRDIQMGVAAAQRALQHSGLAMGDYDPVRSGVIFGSDYMMTLPEEFDKATAACLNDEGEFSFEKWAEKGLPEITPLWLLKYLPNMPASHVAIFNDMRGPNNSITLREASAGAALGEAMMTIARGHADLIIAGSTGTRVHETRTVHSFLQDPIAEGTDEGAGQCLPFDLNRRGMVIGEGAGALVLESLEHAEARGAKILGEVLGQSISTGWNADRSPDRPTAIANAMAIVCRDAGIGAGEIQHINSHGLGAKQSDWDEAAGLTKFLGELANKTPVVAMKSYFGNLGAGGGIVEVIGSLLAQQQKMLPGTLGFTTRDPKCDLNIGCEPQEISSDGVFVSLNFSPQGQASAIAIRGV is encoded by the coding sequence ATGGACTCTTTTGCCCTGGTGTCGATAGGCGTACGAATGCAACCGAGACGAGTAGTCATAACCGGTATGGGACAGATCAGCCCGCTTGGGATCGATCTGGACTCCTTCTCTAGTGCCCTGCAATCAGGTACTTCAGGAATTCGCAAGATTGAGAGCTTGCCAGCCGAAGCGCTGCCAAGTCCGTACGCTGGCGAAGCACGTGAATTTACCGGCAATATCGCCGACTTTGGCGAAGTTGGCAAAGAACAGACACGTTCGATTCGTAAGAATTTGAAAGTGATGTGCCGCGATATTCAGATGGGCGTTGCGGCGGCGCAGCGAGCTCTGCAGCACAGCGGCTTGGCGATGGGAGATTACGATCCTGTCAGGTCAGGCGTCATCTTTGGTTCGGACTATATGATGACCCTCCCCGAGGAGTTCGACAAAGCCACTGCGGCTTGTTTGAATGACGAGGGTGAGTTCTCGTTCGAAAAATGGGCAGAAAAGGGTTTACCAGAGATTACCCCGCTTTGGTTACTCAAATACCTGCCCAACATGCCGGCCAGCCACGTGGCTATTTTTAATGATATGCGTGGCCCAAATAACTCAATTACCTTGCGAGAGGCCTCGGCTGGGGCCGCGTTGGGTGAAGCGATGATGACAATCGCGCGTGGGCACGCCGATCTAATCATTGCTGGATCAACAGGGACGCGGGTGCATGAAACGCGCACCGTTCATTCGTTTTTGCAAGATCCTATTGCCGAGGGGACCGACGAAGGGGCAGGGCAGTGTCTGCCGTTCGATTTGAATCGTCGGGGCATGGTGATCGGCGAAGGAGCTGGTGCATTGGTCCTGGAGTCTCTAGAGCACGCTGAGGCGCGAGGGGCTAAGATTTTAGGGGAAGTCCTTGGCCAGTCCATTTCAACAGGGTGGAATGCCGATCGTTCGCCGGATCGGCCGACGGCAATTGCCAATGCCATGGCAATCGTCTGCCGTGATGCAGGGATCGGGGCGGGCGAGATTCAGCATATTAACTCCCACGGTCTGGGGGCTAAACAGTCAGATTGGGACGAAGCGGCCGGTTTGACGAAGTTTTTGGGAGAACTGGCAAATAAAACGCCAGTGGTCGCCATGAAGAGTTACTTTGGTAACCTGGGGGCCGGTGGTGGCATCGTAGAAGTGATTGGTAGTCTTCTCGCTCAACAGCAAAAAATGCTTCCTGGTACGCTTGGTTTTACCACGAGAGACCCAAAATGCGATTTGAATATCGGCTGCGAACCGCAAGAGATCTCGTCGGATGGCGTGTTCGTCAGCTTGAACTTCAGCCCGCAAGGTCAGGCTTCGGCAATCGCCATTCGCGGGGTTTAA
- a CDS encoding MJ0042-type zinc finger domain-containing protein yields MPKLFVVCPNCKGKYSVANEDIAGKSVKCQKCSQKFTAKVYAASSPKPTAARSAPSPVGFSDSDLFGDSPEKEDIFADLASPSSPAPTLGSLPPMTRKKAASRSIPIAPIVIGVGGIALVAVIVMVGISIANSAGDWGGSSIPPLPSNGSPAGNSFASSAPGDDQANFEQHHEVLDTQMKLMNRFIDAMEGVNGEQDLPQFVSTVNGLSSELRSLATQVANLPKISSENNKKLSQEAERRTKEFLPRMKAAGQRMAQYNRNAEVTNAMLDFQAAGKEVSNAISSARTRLANSPAPKRQSPTPTRRRSNKPLTNFQSRYGFENTVTFRGQELEVKHGQMITEHLKPMLADTASAASSSSNTGGVVELHYEGEISDLVPHVTFGEIKSVDENERTIYLNSVNFP; encoded by the coding sequence ATGCCAAAGCTCTTTGTTGTCTGCCCGAACTGTAAAGGAAAATATTCCGTTGCAAACGAAGATATCGCGGGCAAGTCAGTAAAATGTCAAAAATGCTCTCAAAAATTCACTGCCAAGGTCTATGCCGCCTCGTCGCCGAAACCAACCGCAGCTCGATCAGCCCCAAGCCCCGTCGGGTTCAGCGATAGCGACCTTTTCGGCGATAGCCCAGAAAAGGAGGACATCTTTGCCGACCTGGCATCCCCCAGTTCGCCAGCGCCAACGCTAGGCTCGCTTCCGCCGATGACCCGCAAAAAAGCCGCGTCGCGATCAATCCCCATTGCCCCGATTGTCATAGGTGTTGGGGGCATTGCACTTGTGGCCGTGATTGTCATGGTCGGGATTTCGATTGCTAACAGTGCAGGCGACTGGGGCGGTTCGAGCATCCCGCCACTACCGAGCAACGGCTCGCCTGCGGGAAACTCGTTCGCGAGCAGCGCTCCGGGTGACGACCAAGCCAACTTCGAGCAGCATCACGAAGTTCTCGACACCCAAATGAAGCTCATGAACCGCTTCATCGATGCCATGGAAGGGGTGAATGGCGAACAAGACCTACCTCAGTTTGTTAGCACCGTGAACGGCCTTTCTTCCGAACTGCGAAGCCTAGCCACTCAGGTTGCCAATCTTCCTAAGATCTCATCCGAGAACAACAAGAAGCTCAGCCAAGAGGCGGAACGCCGCACCAAAGAGTTCCTGCCTCGAATGAAAGCAGCTGGCCAGAGAATGGCTCAGTACAACCGTAACGCTGAGGTGACCAACGCCATGCTCGACTTCCAAGCCGCTGGCAAAGAGGTTAGTAACGCGATTTCGTCTGCCCGTACACGACTGGCAAACTCCCCTGCCCCGAAACGCCAAAGCCCGACTCCTACGCGTCGTCGATCCAACAAACCGCTAACCAACTTCCAGTCGAGATACGGCTTCGAGAATACGGTGACCTTCCGAGGTCAAGAATTGGAGGTCAAACACGGACAGATGATTACGGAACACCTGAAACCAATGCTGGCCGATACAGCATCGGCGGCGAGTTCGAGTAGCAATACCGGTGGGGTGGTCGAATTGCACTACGAAGGTGAAATCAGCGACCTAGTGCCCCATGTCACGTTTGGTGAGATCAAAAGCGTCGATGAGAATGAACGAACCATCTACCTGAATTCGGTGAACTTCCCGTAA
- the fabF gene encoding beta-ketoacyl-ACP synthase II, whose protein sequence is MKRRVVVTGMGIVSSLSCHLDTFWSKLIAGESGIHDIKILDTSRFKVKFAADVHDWAPDDYIDSKEQKRLDRFSQFGMVAGIDAVKNSGLDFSQEDSYRCGVILGSGVGGIATIEEQTEKLLTKGADRVSPMTIPRLMLNAAGGNISIRYGLRGPNYTVATACASATNALGDALKAIQYDEADVMISGGTEAGITPMGISAFSNMKALSFRNDDPAKASRPFDLDRDGFVMAEGAGVVVLEELEHAKARGATILAELVGFGCSGDGGHITSPDPEGRGAARAMQNALNDASLAPEKIDYINAHGTSTPPGDKAETTAIKTVYGDHAYKLAVSSTKSSLGHSLGASGGIELIACIKAINEGIIPPTINLTKPDPACDLDYTPNEAKNRKVCYAMSNSFGFGGHNACVIAKEYTE, encoded by the coding sequence ATGAAACGTCGCGTTGTCGTTACCGGAATGGGGATTGTCTCCTCGCTAAGCTGTCACTTGGATACCTTTTGGTCCAAGTTGATCGCTGGCGAGAGCGGCATCCATGATATCAAGATCCTGGATACCTCCCGTTTCAAGGTGAAGTTTGCGGCCGACGTTCATGATTGGGCGCCTGACGATTACATCGACTCGAAAGAGCAGAAGCGACTTGATCGTTTCTCGCAATTTGGAATGGTCGCTGGAATCGATGCGGTCAAAAATTCAGGCTTGGATTTTTCGCAAGAAGATTCCTATCGCTGTGGTGTTATTCTCGGTTCTGGCGTGGGGGGCATTGCCACCATCGAAGAGCAAACCGAGAAGCTGCTAACCAAGGGTGCTGATCGTGTCTCTCCGATGACGATTCCGCGCCTCATGCTAAACGCAGCCGGGGGAAATATCTCGATTCGTTATGGCTTGCGTGGCCCTAATTACACGGTTGCCACGGCATGTGCCAGTGCGACCAATGCCTTGGGCGACGCACTGAAAGCAATTCAGTACGACGAAGCCGACGTCATGATTTCTGGCGGGACGGAAGCTGGCATCACGCCTATGGGGATTAGTGCCTTCTCGAACATGAAGGCCCTTTCGTTCCGTAACGACGATCCTGCTAAAGCAAGCCGGCCGTTCGACTTGGACCGAGATGGGTTTGTCATGGCGGAAGGTGCTGGCGTGGTCGTGCTGGAAGAACTTGAGCATGCCAAGGCTCGCGGTGCTACCATTTTGGCTGAGCTAGTAGGATTTGGCTGCAGTGGCGATGGGGGGCACATTACCTCGCCTGATCCCGAGGGACGTGGTGCAGCCCGGGCAATGCAAAATGCCCTGAACGATGCCTCGCTGGCACCAGAAAAAATCGACTATATCAACGCCCACGGCACGAGTACTCCTCCGGGGGACAAGGCCGAAACAACGGCGATCAAAACCGTTTACGGCGACCACGCTTACAAGCTGGCTGTTTCCAGCACCAAGAGCTCGCTGGGGCACTCTTTGGGGGCCAGTGGTGGTATCGAGTTGATTGCTTGCATCAAAGCGATCAACGAAGGCATCATTCCCCCGACGATTAATCTCACCAAGCCAGATCCGGCTTGTGACTTGGATTACACCCCGAACGAAGCTAAGAATCGCAAGGTTTGCTATGCGATGAGCAACAGCTTTGGTTTCGGTGGGCATAATGCTTGTGTGATTGCCAAAGAGTACACCGAGTAG
- the acpP gene encoding acyl carrier protein: protein MSVEERVIEIVASQLGVDKEKVSRDSSFVNDLGADSLDMVELVMELEEEFDIDIPEDSADKIETVGQAIDYLEEAKNS, encoded by the coding sequence GTGTCGGTAGAAGAGCGTGTAATCGAAATTGTTGCTAGTCAGCTAGGTGTTGATAAGGAAAAGGTTTCTCGCGATAGTTCGTTTGTGAACGACCTCGGTGCCGATTCCCTCGACATGGTCGAGCTAGTTATGGAATTGGAAGAAGAATTTGATATCGACATCCCGGAAGATTCCGCGGATAAGATTGAAACGGTTGGTCAGGCAATCGATTACTTGGAAGAAGCCAAGAATTCGTAA
- the fabG gene encoding 3-oxoacyl-[acyl-carrier-protein] reductase codes for MSDAVWNALPVDLTGKVAVVTGASQGIGQQIAIGLGARGAKVACVARSADKLAETVAAIKEAGGDAEAFPCDVTSRESVEQLIDKIADDWGKVDILVNNAGVTRDNLLPRMTDEEWDTVINTNLRGMFLFSRAASKYMMRARFGRIINISSVSGIMGNPGQTNYSASKAGMIGFTRSLSRELAGRKVTINAICPGFIESDMTKALGPAVEDEVKKRIPAKRMGKPQEIADAVLFLASDNAAYVTGQVLTVDGGMTG; via the coding sequence ATGAGCGATGCTGTCTGGAATGCACTTCCCGTTGATTTGACTGGAAAGGTGGCCGTGGTTACGGGGGCCTCGCAGGGGATTGGTCAGCAGATCGCGATTGGTTTGGGGGCTCGTGGCGCTAAGGTCGCATGTGTCGCTCGCAGTGCCGACAAGCTGGCCGAAACCGTAGCGGCCATCAAAGAGGCAGGCGGCGACGCGGAAGCGTTTCCGTGCGACGTGACCTCGCGAGAGAGTGTCGAGCAGTTAATCGACAAGATCGCCGACGATTGGGGTAAGGTCGATATTTTGGTGAACAACGCTGGTGTCACCCGCGATAACTTGCTTCCTCGTATGACTGATGAAGAATGGGACACGGTGATTAACACCAACCTGCGTGGTATGTTCCTGTTCTCGCGTGCTGCCTCAAAATACATGATGCGGGCACGCTTTGGCCGGATTATCAATATCAGCAGCGTGTCGGGCATTATGGGGAACCCTGGCCAGACGAACTACTCTGCCTCGAAGGCAGGCATGATTGGCTTCACGCGAAGCCTCAGCCGCGAGCTGGCAGGCCGTAAGGTAACCATCAATGCGATATGTCCTGGCTTTATCGAGTCGGACATGACCAAGGCCCTGGGGCCTGCCGTCGAAGACGAGGTCAAAAAACGTATTCCAGCCAAACGCATGGGCAAGCCGCAAGAGATTGCTGATGCCGTGCTGTTTTTGGCCAGCGACAACGCCGCATACGTCACCGGTCAGGTGTTGACCGTCGATGGTGGCATGACCGGCTAA